From the Natrarchaeobaculum aegyptiacum genome, one window contains:
- a CDS encoding sodium:calcium antiporter yields the protein MFDVLALVALAGGATVLVWLGSRWLETSADQLAVGYGVPPVVQGAVIAAVGSSTPELMSVVLATLLHGEFELGVGAIVGSAVFNLLVIPAVATLVGKGAMTTNRELVYKEALFYMLAVATILLTFSLAVIYYPLGGAGLQGAVTRPLAMVPLVLYGLYVFTQFLDATEDVLEADVDVDRGRAWLWFGLGLVVIVVGVEGLVRSAIGLGAAFGTPAFLWGMVVVAAGSSLPDAFVSIAAARSGRPTVSLANVLGSNVFDLLVAVPVGVLLAGTLAITFAHIVPMMAFLVFATIVFFTVARTDMRLSAREAWLLLAIYGLFVGWLVLESVGLSSIVPT from the coding sequence GTGTTCGACGTTCTCGCGCTCGTTGCGCTCGCCGGGGGTGCGACGGTCCTCGTCTGGCTGGGGAGCCGGTGGCTCGAGACGTCGGCAGACCAGCTCGCGGTCGGTTACGGCGTGCCGCCGGTCGTCCAGGGGGCGGTCATCGCCGCCGTCGGCTCGAGCACACCGGAACTGATGAGCGTCGTCCTGGCGACGCTGCTCCACGGCGAGTTCGAACTCGGCGTCGGCGCAATCGTCGGCTCGGCGGTGTTCAACCTGCTGGTCATCCCAGCCGTCGCGACGCTCGTGGGAAAGGGAGCGATGACCACGAACCGGGAGCTGGTCTACAAGGAGGCACTGTTCTACATGCTCGCGGTCGCGACGATCCTGCTTACATTCTCACTCGCCGTCATCTACTACCCCCTCGGCGGTGCGGGCCTGCAGGGAGCCGTCACGCGACCGCTCGCGATGGTCCCACTCGTCCTCTATGGCCTCTACGTCTTCACCCAGTTCCTCGACGCGACAGAAGACGTACTCGAGGCCGACGTCGACGTCGACCGTGGCCGCGCCTGGCTGTGGTTCGGACTCGGCCTCGTCGTCATCGTCGTCGGCGTCGAGGGTCTCGTCCGGTCCGCGATCGGTCTCGGTGCCGCGTTCGGGACGCCCGCGTTCCTCTGGGGAATGGTCGTCGTCGCCGCCGGCTCGAGCCTCCCCGACGCGTTCGTCAGCATCGCCGCGGCCCGATCGGGCCGGCCAACGGTCAGTCTCGCGAACGTTCTCGGAAGCAACGTCTTCGACCTGCTCGTGGCCGTCCCCGTGGGTGTCCTGCTTGCCGGGACGCTGGCGATCACGTTCGCCCACATCGTCCCGATGATGGCGTTTCTCGTCTTCGCGACGATCGTCTTCTTCACCGTCGCTCGAACCGATATGCGCCTCTCGGCGCGGGAGGCGTGGCTCTTGCTCGCGATCTACGGGCTGTTCGTCGGGTGGCTCGTCCTCGAGAGCGTCGGCCTCTCGAGTATCGTTCCGACGTGA
- a CDS encoding glucose-6-phosphate isomerase, with the protein MDVDIGNALASVASPGVSRASLERLDEQVAAAHGRIERGMADGVHGYEALNLPGRTDPDEIRAAVAPVADCDALVTVGIGGSALGAATLVDALEGDGTETVFLDNVDPDWVTGHLEALPLESTAINVVSRSGTTAETLANFLVVREAFESAGVDWTERTIVTTGESGPLRDLADRHDLPSLRVPDGVPGRYSALSAVGLVAAAACNLDLEAILEGAAAERETLTGSLFECPAYAYGATSYALDQRGAGVNAMMPYAESLETYAEWFAQLWAESLGKDDLGQTPVRALGATDQHSQLQLYRAGPSDKLVTFVTPREREDRPIPSTEVEDLAYLGDATLGELLEAEFEATEASLAAAGQPNVRIELERVDAHELGGLLYGMEAACVLAGELYGVNTFEQPAVEWAKKATRGLLGGGDFEEADAVAEKTELRIER; encoded by the coding sequence ATGGACGTCGACATCGGCAACGCGCTCGCGTCGGTCGCCTCACCGGGCGTCTCGAGAGCGAGCCTCGAGCGACTCGACGAGCAGGTTGCCGCGGCTCACGGACGTATCGAACGGGGGATGGCAGACGGCGTACACGGCTACGAGGCGCTGAACCTCCCGGGGCGAACCGATCCCGACGAGATCCGGGCGGCCGTCGCGCCGGTGGCCGACTGTGACGCGCTCGTGACCGTCGGCATCGGCGGCAGCGCGCTGGGCGCGGCGACGCTCGTCGACGCTCTCGAGGGCGACGGCACCGAGACGGTCTTCCTCGACAACGTCGATCCCGACTGGGTAACGGGCCACCTCGAGGCCCTGCCACTCGAGTCGACGGCGATCAACGTCGTCTCGCGCTCGGGGACGACCGCCGAAACGCTGGCGAACTTCCTCGTCGTCCGCGAGGCCTTCGAATCGGCAGGTGTCGACTGGACCGAGCGAACGATCGTCACGACCGGCGAGTCCGGCCCGCTCCGTGATCTGGCCGACCGACACGACCTGCCTTCCCTGCGGGTCCCCGACGGCGTCCCCGGCCGCTACTCCGCGCTGTCGGCCGTTGGACTCGTCGCCGCCGCAGCCTGCAACCTCGACCTCGAGGCGATCCTCGAGGGGGCGGCCGCCGAACGCGAGACGCTGACGGGATCGCTCTTCGAGTGTCCCGCCTACGCCTACGGCGCGACGAGTTACGCGCTCGACCAGCGCGGAGCCGGCGTGAACGCGATGATGCCTTACGCCGAATCGCTCGAGACCTACGCCGAGTGGTTCGCCCAGCTGTGGGCCGAGAGTCTCGGCAAGGACGACCTCGGGCAGACCCCGGTGCGCGCGCTCGGGGCGACCGACCAGCACTCCCAGCTCCAGCTCTACCGCGCAGGACCGAGCGACAAGCTCGTCACGTTCGTCACCCCTCGCGAACGAGAGGATCGCCCGATTCCGTCGACGGAGGTCGAAGACCTCGCCTACCTCGGCGACGCGACCCTCGGCGAGTTGCTCGAGGCCGAGTTCGAGGCCACCGAGGCCAGCCTCGCCGCCGCCGGCCAGCCGAACGTCCGGATCGAACTCGAGCGCGTCGACGCCCACGAACTCGGAGGGCTCCTCTACGGGATGGAAGCCGCCTGCGTGCTCGCGGGAGAACTCTACGGCGTGAACACGTTCGAACAGCCGGCCGTCGAGTGGGCCAAAAAGGCCACCCGCGGCCTGCTGGGCGGAGGTGACTTCGAGGAGGCCGACGCCGTCGCCGAGAAGACCGAACTGCGAATCGAGCGGTAG
- a CDS encoding DUF7519 family protein, which yields MSLAGPRLDRPSAIGDEGRARGVSLWLATVAVVAVTVAGGVALGDPALVTGLAPVVGLLVAGIALLERSRFGQLVVGHALAFGFGSAVGLLVVASPFLGREAVAVAGFALALLGIAMAWADVDPAALERAGLSCGLTYATLVVGSVVAVLVGVVLVVTVNLLVAIVATDSAAGSLAGLLTVVVAVAVAGLFAVAVAPIRQLTRRSRRDAVDRQLASVRRTLGGVVLGGLGSLFVLGFLWLAGLFGALVAQVPQLERPLVALSTGAVVWPLVSIAVGLVVVPLLIWTVRAVTRRDAGDARSRIWTAAVTVAVAILLAGAVAVGLAALGVAIGNLASGGAILALAGGGAVLVGVGPLAYLLLVGTILVAVWLAFLPDRAIAPALAGTGLVVAAAALGSHAPFVAIGCVGVACFVWDTGTYGLELTAELGHQPRTRRLELVHGLLSLAVAVGAVALVAGLAGLVSGLGAAIASPVALVVAAVGAIVLLIPIRG from the coding sequence ATGTCCCTCGCCGGTCCCCGACTCGATCGGCCGTCCGCGATCGGCGACGAAGGTCGCGCACGCGGCGTGAGTCTCTGGCTCGCCACGGTCGCCGTCGTCGCCGTTACCGTCGCCGGAGGCGTCGCACTCGGCGATCCGGCACTCGTGACCGGGCTCGCACCCGTCGTCGGCCTCCTCGTCGCCGGCATCGCGCTGCTCGAGCGTTCCCGGTTCGGCCAGCTCGTGGTCGGTCACGCACTCGCGTTCGGCTTCGGCTCGGCGGTCGGATTGCTGGTCGTCGCCAGCCCGTTCCTCGGGCGGGAGGCCGTCGCCGTCGCCGGGTTCGCGCTGGCCCTGCTCGGGATCGCGATGGCCTGGGCCGACGTCGACCCCGCAGCCCTTGAGCGCGCCGGGCTGAGCTGTGGGCTCACCTACGCGACGCTCGTCGTCGGGAGCGTCGTCGCCGTTCTCGTCGGCGTCGTCCTCGTGGTCACCGTGAACCTGCTCGTCGCGATCGTGGCTACCGACTCCGCCGCGGGGTCGCTCGCCGGCCTCCTTACCGTCGTCGTGGCCGTCGCCGTCGCCGGGCTCTTCGCCGTCGCCGTCGCCCCGATCAGACAGCTCACGCGGCGCTCCCGCCGGGACGCCGTCGACCGCCAGCTCGCATCCGTCCGCCGAACTCTCGGCGGCGTCGTGCTCGGCGGCCTCGGCTCGCTGTTCGTCCTCGGCTTCCTCTGGCTCGCTGGCCTCTTCGGCGCGCTCGTCGCACAGGTGCCCCAGCTCGAGCGACCGCTCGTCGCCCTCTCCACGGGCGCGGTCGTCTGGCCGCTCGTGAGCATCGCCGTCGGGCTGGTCGTCGTTCCCCTCCTGATCTGGACCGTCCGGGCGGTCACCCGCCGGGACGCCGGAGACGCGAGGAGCCGAATCTGGACCGCCGCAGTAACCGTCGCAGTCGCCATCCTCCTCGCGGGCGCAGTCGCGGTCGGTCTGGCCGCACTCGGCGTGGCTATCGGCAACCTCGCCTCCGGCGGCGCGATCCTCGCCCTCGCCGGCGGCGGCGCCGTCCTCGTCGGCGTCGGCCCGCTCGCGTACCTCCTGCTCGTCGGAACGATCCTCGTCGCCGTCTGGCTCGCGTTCCTCCCCGACCGCGCTATCGCCCCCGCACTCGCCGGCACCGGCCTCGTCGTCGCCGCCGCTGCCCTCGGCTCACACGCCCCGTTCGTCGCCATCGGCTGTGTCGGCGTCGCGTGTTTCGTCTGGGACACCGGTACGTACGGCCTCGAACTCACCGCCGAACTCGGCCACCAGCCACGAACCCGCCGGCTCGAGCTGGTCCACGGGCTACTCTCACTCGCAGTCGCCGTCGGAGCCGTCGCGCTCGTCGCCGGGCTCGCCGGGCTCGTCTCGGGGCTGGGCGCTGCGATCGCCAGCCCGGTCGCGCTCGTCGTCGCCGCCGTCGGTGCGATCGTTCTCCTGATCCCCATCCGGGGCTGA
- a CDS encoding CPBP family intramembrane glutamic endopeptidase → MTETTGTGDDPAADPETTVGSSDAGVVQLLGLVVATLTLVTAAVPLGQGMEPGADIDALAVVATTLAALFATVAFLGRRFALLRGRTSGPLAAGSGLVTLLLSGYAINRGATGAVDLPVPGLEPIPSMAATFVLGAAVVGLGVADAASLSAHEVKRRTLRLVEAIAVGVLGLLAIAIAMNLLAVPAFALLGDLSELQLQLLSYLAFAVGLGSVAAGYLAWYDRDRSFLDLAVPTLRDAGWTIAGLIVLFVVLLAGSWVMSATGMEAADHGTILAVEENPELLWVILPAMFLVVGPFEELLYRNVVQKSLYETFSRYGAVVVTSVAFALVHAQAYATAGAGLLLASLAMVFGLSLVLGTIYERTENLLVPAIAHGAFNAVQFTMVVLW, encoded by the coding sequence ATGACCGAGACGACCGGCACGGGCGACGACCCCGCTGCCGACCCGGAGACGACGGTCGGCTCGAGTGACGCGGGCGTGGTCCAGTTGCTCGGGCTCGTCGTCGCTACGCTGACGCTCGTCACCGCTGCGGTCCCGCTCGGACAGGGAATGGAGCCGGGAGCGGACATCGACGCACTCGCGGTGGTCGCCACCACGCTGGCGGCTCTCTTCGCGACGGTGGCATTCCTCGGTCGCCGGTTCGCCCTGCTTCGGGGTCGCACCAGCGGTCCGCTTGCTGCCGGCTCGGGGCTGGTGACGCTCCTGCTCTCGGGATACGCGATCAACCGGGGCGCCACCGGCGCAGTCGACCTCCCGGTGCCCGGGCTCGAGCCGATCCCGTCGATGGCCGCTACGTTCGTTCTCGGGGCGGCAGTCGTCGGCCTCGGCGTCGCCGACGCCGCCTCCCTCTCTGCTCACGAAGTGAAACGCCGGACGCTCCGGCTGGTCGAAGCGATCGCTGTCGGCGTACTCGGCCTGCTCGCGATCGCTATCGCGATGAACCTGCTCGCGGTTCCCGCGTTCGCCCTTCTCGGTGACCTCTCCGAACTGCAACTACAGCTGCTGTCGTACCTCGCCTTCGCGGTCGGCCTCGGAAGCGTCGCCGCCGGCTATCTCGCCTGGTACGACCGCGACCGATCGTTTCTGGATCTGGCGGTGCCGACGCTCCGTGACGCCGGGTGGACCATCGCCGGGCTGATCGTCCTCTTCGTCGTCTTGCTGGCCGGGTCGTGGGTCATGTCCGCGACCGGGATGGAGGCGGCCGACCACGGAACCATCCTCGCAGTCGAGGAAAATCCCGAGTTGCTGTGGGTGATCCTGCCAGCGATGTTCCTCGTGGTCGGGCCGTTCGAGGAACTGCTGTACCGGAACGTCGTCCAGAAATCCCTCTACGAGACGTTCTCGCGGTACGGTGCGGTCGTCGTCACGAGCGTCGCCTTCGCACTCGTCCACGCCCAGGCGTACGCGACGGCGGGTGCTGGACTCCTGCTGGCGAGCCTCGCGATGGTGTTCGGCCTGTCGCTCGTGCTCGGGACGATCTACGAACGGACGGAAAACCTGCTCGTGCCCGCGATCGCTCACGGGGCGTTCAACGCCGTCCAGTTTACCATGGTCGTCCTCTGGTGA
- a CDS encoding NOB1 family endonuclease: MYVLDSSAFIHDFHTTEQTATIPLVREELEDESAYRFDAMEGSGMHIHIPNEDTTEKVRRAARESGDLEVLSDTDVRLVAASFELDATLVTDDYAMQNVAEKLNVEVEVIAREGIDEQRHWHYQCQGCGREFDEQKDRCPICGSDLARKNPQ; this comes from the coding sequence ATGTACGTTCTCGACTCGTCGGCTTTTATTCACGATTTTCACACGACCGAACAGACAGCGACCATCCCGCTCGTCCGCGAGGAACTCGAGGACGAGAGCGCCTATCGCTTCGACGCGATGGAAGGCTCCGGGATGCACATCCACATTCCCAACGAGGACACCACCGAGAAGGTTCGCCGCGCGGCGCGGGAATCCGGCGACCTCGAGGTCCTCTCCGACACCGACGTTCGGCTCGTCGCGGCCAGTTTCGAACTCGACGCGACGCTCGTCACGGACGACTACGCGATGCAGAACGTCGCGGAGAAGCTGAACGTCGAGGTGGAGGTGATCGCCCGCGAAGGCATCGACGAACAGCGCCACTGGCACTACCAGTGTCAGGGCTGTGGCCGGGAGTTCGACGAGCAGAAGGATCGCTGCCCGATCTGTGGGAGCGATCTGGCACGGAAGAATCCACAGTAG
- the rnhB gene encoding ribonuclease HII, producing the protein MSLGVDEAGKGPVLGSMFAAAVHCERVDALPEGIADSKRLSPDRREKLAARIRADDRIAVGVAEITTARIDDPETDMNSLAVAAHAEAIAESLVDLDAGPESAPVSGLCDACDADADRFARRVAEACAGELEIPLEIDARHGADDDDPVVGAASIVAKVERDAHVAGLAEEFGPVGSGYPSDPTTREFLESYVDDHGELPPCARESWSTCKDVLAAAEQTGLGQF; encoded by the coding sequence ATGTCACTCGGCGTGGACGAGGCCGGAAAAGGGCCGGTGCTGGGATCGATGTTTGCCGCAGCCGTCCACTGTGAGAGGGTCGACGCGCTCCCGGAGGGAATCGCCGACTCGAAACGGCTGTCGCCCGACCGACGGGAGAAACTGGCCGCGAGGATCCGGGCGGACGACCGGATCGCCGTCGGCGTCGCCGAGATCACGACCGCCCGGATCGACGATCCCGAGACGGACATGAACTCGCTGGCCGTCGCCGCTCACGCCGAGGCGATCGCCGAGTCCCTCGTGGACCTCGACGCCGGGCCCGAGTCGGCTCCCGTATCCGGCCTGTGCGACGCCTGCGACGCCGACGCCGACCGGTTCGCACGACGGGTTGCCGAAGCCTGTGCGGGCGAACTCGAGATCCCCCTCGAGATCGACGCTCGCCACGGCGCCGACGACGACGACCCGGTCGTGGGTGCGGCCAGCATCGTCGCGAAGGTCGAACGTGACGCCCACGTCGCGGGTCTCGCCGAAGAGTTCGGCCCCGTCGGCAGCGGCTATCCGAGCGACCCGACGACGCGCGAGTTCCTCGAGTCCTACGTCGACGACCACGGCGAACTCCCGCCGTGTGCCCGGGAGTCGTGGTCGACCTGTAAGGACGTGCTCGCGGCCGCCGAGCAGACAGGGCTCGGCCAGTTCTGA
- a CDS encoding PRC-barrel domain-containing protein, whose translation MSNVLAENLSDKAVMGSDGTELGGLHNITMDLTTGRLHDLIVDPDEDVPAHSIDFEVDEEGRFRVPVNRVQAVKDYIVVKR comes from the coding sequence ATGAGCAACGTACTCGCGGAGAACCTCTCGGACAAGGCGGTCATGGGTTCGGACGGCACCGAGCTCGGCGGCCTCCACAACATCACGATGGACCTCACCACGGGGCGACTCCACGACCTGATCGTCGACCCGGACGAAGACGTGCCGGCCCACTCGATCGACTTCGAGGTCGACGAGGAGGGTCGCTTTCGCGTCCCCGTCAACCGCGTTCAGGCGGTGAAAGACTACATCGTCGTCAAACGCTAA
- a CDS encoding DUF5812 family protein, with amino-acid sequence MTEKTGTFVVTHAESESAVVRDVETAQVHTLASNPGLEIHDVLEATVAPDPPLEVTWQVVEVGGRRRVDLVDSDLEPTQHAKELAADAAVGDLVTEPRAGTGEIHVLSLPESEVESAARDVLEDEETVCRAARLEAVRVEVRRSADAGILSIRYLPD; translated from the coding sequence ATGACCGAGAAGACGGGCACGTTCGTCGTCACGCACGCCGAGAGCGAGTCGGCCGTCGTCCGCGACGTCGAGACCGCACAGGTCCACACGCTCGCGTCGAATCCCGGCCTCGAGATCCACGACGTTCTCGAGGCGACCGTCGCACCCGACCCGCCGCTCGAGGTCACCTGGCAGGTCGTCGAGGTCGGCGGGCGGCGACGGGTGGACCTCGTCGACAGCGACCTCGAGCCGACCCAGCACGCGAAGGAACTGGCAGCCGACGCCGCCGTCGGCGACCTCGTCACCGAACCGCGGGCCGGCACGGGCGAGATTCACGTCCTCTCGTTGCCCGAGAGCGAGGTCGAATCGGCCGCACGAGACGTCCTCGAGGACGAAGAGACGGTCTGCCGTGCCGCACGGCTCGAGGCGGTTCGCGTCGAGGTGCGCCGGTCGGCCGACGCCGGTATCCTGAGTATCCGGTATCTGCCCGATTGA
- the secF gene encoding protein translocase subunit SecF, which translates to MGYFDVPEVEYTRYSNRQLAAIPLAVLAVALLVLTGTFLVTGSPVELGMDFAGGAELTIETTSSEAEIQQAFDVEPDSIQSTQAENQYLVQFAGLEVDDIDGLSDQAEANLAGDGEIVQQESTASPSFAEQTQQTALLGIAVAFLGMSVIAFLLFRTFVPSIAIVASAFSDLVIPLAFMSIVGIQLSLGTVAALLMLIGYSVDSDILLNNHILRREGDFYESTHRAMRTGITMTVTSMMAMLVMGVTAYLFGVELLASIGIILFVGLATDLMNTYMLNLSLLRWYKFEGVRR; encoded by the coding sequence ATGGGTTATTTCGACGTACCGGAGGTAGAATACACCCGGTACAGCAACCGCCAGCTCGCGGCGATTCCGCTGGCGGTGCTTGCGGTCGCGTTGCTCGTGTTGACCGGGACCTTCCTGGTCACCGGGTCGCCGGTCGAACTCGGGATGGACTTCGCCGGCGGCGCGGAGCTGACGATCGAGACGACCTCCTCGGAGGCGGAGATTCAGCAAGCCTTCGACGTCGAACCCGACAGCATCCAGTCGACGCAGGCGGAAAACCAGTATCTCGTCCAGTTCGCTGGCCTCGAGGTAGATGATATCGACGGCCTCTCCGATCAGGCCGAGGCGAATCTCGCGGGCGACGGGGAGATCGTCCAGCAGGAGTCGACGGCGTCGCCGAGTTTCGCCGAGCAAACCCAGCAGACGGCACTGCTCGGGATCGCCGTGGCCTTCCTCGGGATGAGCGTTATCGCGTTCCTCCTGTTCCGGACGTTCGTCCCCTCGATCGCCATCGTAGCGTCGGCGTTTTCGGACCTCGTGATCCCGCTTGCGTTCATGTCGATCGTCGGAATCCAGCTGTCGCTGGGGACCGTCGCCGCGCTGTTGATGCTGATCGGCTATTCGGTCGACTCGGACATCCTGTTGAACAACCACATCCTCCGGCGAGAGGGTGACTTCTACGAGAGTACTCACCGCGCGATGCGGACGGGCATCACGATGACGGTCACGTCGATGATGGCGATGCTCGTGATGGGCGTCACCGCCTACCTCTTCGGCGTCGAACTGCTGGCGTCGATCGGGATCATCCTCTTCGTGGGACTTGCGACCGACCTGATGAATACCTACATGCTGAACCTGAGTCTGCTTCGCTGGTACAAGTTCGAGGGGGTGAGACGCTGA
- a CDS encoding response regulator has product MSDHRPTEPVDILLVEDNPGDVRLTKEAFKSIDAKVEFHTVMDGKAATEYFDLCESEAKTPSPDLVLLDLNLPRMDGFTILELLRSELEYPPPPILVLSSSAAHEDVLESYDRAANAYLTKPDHPDEFDALAQAIEEFWIDAVQHPPTPA; this is encoded by the coding sequence ATGTCCGATCATAGACCCACCGAACCCGTCGACATCCTCCTCGTCGAGGACAACCCGGGTGACGTTCGACTGACGAAGGAGGCGTTCAAGTCGATCGACGCGAAGGTCGAGTTCCACACCGTCATGGACGGGAAGGCGGCTACGGAGTACTTCGACCTCTGTGAGAGCGAGGCGAAAACGCCCAGCCCCGACCTCGTCTTGCTCGACCTGAACCTCCCGCGCATGGATGGCTTCACGATCCTCGAGTTGCTCCGGTCGGAACTCGAGTACCCGCCGCCGCCGATCCTCGTCCTCTCGAGTTCGGCGGCCCACGAGGACGTTCTCGAGAGTTACGATCGGGCGGCCAACGCTTACCTGACCAAGCCCGACCATCCGGACGAGTTCGACGCGCTCGCACAGGCCATCGAGGAGTTCTGGATCGACGCCGTTCAGCATCCACCCACGCCGGCGTGA
- a CDS encoding preprotein translocase subunit SecD produces the protein MGPKAFVKEYWRILVLVLFVGAALFALFVPGGVFGDTTLVEGEDPEAEDTPTNLVYGLGLEGGSRISAPVAGMTADDVESVADAETGEVDHDRIQEIEAGLHEDLEPGAANLSVVLHDDGWISVEIYDDDTTEAEFAEALNNQGLEVDEDDVRPGVTAETRAAIIETIQTMINEAGLSGGTAYEQQDPLGGSYVVTEVPDMGPDQLEELLSDRGVVEVWAYYPDGNGSHTNETVLSGDDITDVDPPQPDQQGPGYVVPVQVSEDAAWDYQDRMNELQFTSVGQHQCGLGYDEDGTVDFDHSDDQDRYCLITVADGEPVAAHSMGPDLASSMSQGTWAESPTFQMGSQNIEQANSLAVSLRAGALPAPLDFTQSQTYSIQPALADQFKFYSLLIGALSILTVAGMVFLRYRNPKVAVPMILTASTEVVILLGFAALIKMPLDLSHVAGFIAVVGTGVDDLVIIADEVMDDGDVSSSRVFESRFRKAFWIIGAAAATTIIALSPLAVLSLGDLRGFAIITILGVLIGVLITRPAYGDILQRLLTDR, from the coding sequence ATGGGACCGAAAGCCTTCGTCAAAGAGTACTGGCGGATCCTCGTGCTCGTGCTCTTCGTGGGCGCTGCGCTCTTCGCGCTGTTCGTTCCCGGCGGCGTCTTCGGTGACACGACCCTCGTCGAGGGCGAGGACCCCGAGGCTGAGGACACCCCGACGAACCTCGTCTACGGCCTCGGACTCGAGGGCGGGTCCAGAATCAGTGCGCCCGTCGCCGGCATGACGGCCGACGACGTCGAGAGCGTCGCCGACGCGGAGACCGGCGAGGTCGACCACGATCGCATACAGGAGATCGAAGCTGGACTGCACGAGGACCTCGAACCCGGCGCGGCGAACCTGAGCGTCGTCCTCCACGACGACGGCTGGATCTCCGTCGAAATCTACGACGACGACACCACGGAAGCGGAGTTCGCCGAAGCCCTCAACAATCAGGGTCTCGAGGTCGACGAAGACGACGTCAGACCCGGCGTAACCGCCGAAACTCGAGCGGCGATCATCGAGACGATCCAGACGATGATCAACGAGGCGGGCCTCTCCGGCGGCACCGCCTACGAACAGCAAGACCCACTCGGTGGCAGCTACGTCGTCACCGAGGTCCCCGATATGGGTCCCGACCAGCTCGAGGAGCTGCTCTCCGACCGCGGCGTCGTCGAGGTCTGGGCGTACTACCCCGACGGCAACGGCTCGCACACGAACGAGACGGTCCTGAGTGGCGACGACATCACCGACGTCGATCCGCCACAGCCCGACCAGCAGGGGCCGGGCTACGTCGTCCCCGTGCAGGTGAGCGAGGACGCTGCCTGGGACTATCAGGACCGGATGAACGAACTCCAGTTTACCAGTGTTGGCCAGCATCAGTGTGGACTGGGGTACGATGAAGACGGAACCGTCGACTTCGATCACTCCGACGACCAGGATCGGTACTGCCTGATCACGGTTGCCGACGGCGAGCCTGTCGCTGCCCACAGCATGGGACCTGATCTTGCCAGCAGCATGTCCCAGGGAACGTGGGCCGAGAGCCCGACGTTCCAGATGGGGTCACAGAACATCGAACAGGCGAACTCGCTGGCCGTCAGTCTGCGCGCCGGTGCGCTGCCGGCACCGCTGGATTTCACGCAGTCACAGACCTACTCGATCCAGCCTGCACTGGCCGACCAGTTCAAGTTCTACTCGCTGCTCATCGGGGCGCTCTCCATCCTCACCGTCGCCGGGATGGTCTTCCTGCGCTATCGCAACCCGAAGGTCGCCGTTCCCATGATCCTCACGGCCTCGACGGAGGTGGTGATCCTGCTCGGCTTCGCGGCGCTGATCAAGATGCCACTGGACCTCTCACACGTCGCCGGATTCATCGCTGTCGTCGGTACCGGGGTCGACGACCTCGTGATCATCGCCGACGAGGTGATGGACGACGGTGACGTGAGTTCGAGTCGGGTGTTCGAGTCCCGGTTCCGGAAGGCGTTCTGGATCATCGGCGCGGCGGCGGCGACGACGATCATCGCCCTCTCGCCGCTGGCCGTCCTGAGTCTGGGCGACCTGCGCGGGTTCGCCATCATCACCATCCTCGGTGTGCTGATCGGCGTGCTCATCACCCGACCGGCCTACGGTGACATCCTCCAGCGGTTGTTGACGGACAGGTAG